The DNA window TATTCTCGTCCTTAAGATTCAGATTATCCTGAATCATCACACCCAACATGTCCCGGCTGGCCAGCTGGCTATTCAAAATGATCTGCTGCGTATCATGAATCGATGAGACCGCATCGCGCAGGAATTGGGCTGCCGGCACCATGGGCTCACTGGGCAACAGGGGACCGCCATCGTCATCTGATGTTATCGCCGGCCCTTCGCCGTTCGCCGATGGCGCCTCCGATACCGACGGTGTGGACTCTTCGTCCAGCTCATCCGGCTCTGTTTCGACAGAATCGAACCCGGCTTCCGCTGGAGACACCGGGCCCTCAGCCAGGCGCTCAGCCACCTGCTCGTAGGTCCAGCCCTGGTTCAGATAGGCCTTGACCTGGCGTAGAATCGCGACATCTTCGCCGGTGTAACGACGATGGCTGCGCTCATCCTGGCCAGCATTGCCCAGGTGAAGATAGTCTTCAAAACGCCGTGACCAGCGACGAAGGGTGGCCGCGCTGACGCCAAGCATTCCCGCAACCTGGGAAGGGCGATAGAGCTCGGTCGGTGAAGGCCCAGATTCAGTGGTGTTGGCAGCAGGCATAGGCAATCTAATCCTCGTCTACGACACGGAAGTCGGCGTCCACGAAATCATCCTGGTTCGACCCGGCACTGCCGGTCGATCCTGTTGACTGATAACTGTCGGCGGAGGGTTCAGCACCCGCAGTTTTTTTGGAGCCCGAGCGGTATTCGTCGACAACCGCCTGCGGGGCCATGTTGATCAAGAGTCGGGTCAAAAGTATCAGTACGGCAACATCGTCGAGCTGGCCGAGCACCGGAATCACGTCGGGTACTAAATCGATCGGGAATAGAAAGTAACCGATTCCCAGAATCGGCACCAGCGCCTTTAGCATGGTCGAAACGCGTGGGTCCAGCATCAAACGCCAGCTAAGCTGGAAGCCTTCCAACAACTCTTCGATTACATTTGTTTTCATTAGTCTGATCTCCGTTGAGCGATGAAATATCCGCTTCTTGATAAAGCTCCCGGGACACACCGGTGACGGTTTGCCTCACCTCTCTGTCCGTTGTGAGCGATTCCATTATTGTGGCCCAGCCATGAACGGTTTTCATCGCGTGAGCGTATTATACAATCCCATGATCGATTCCGCAAACCGCTCATGGCAAACCGTAACGCATTCGATACCAGCCAGGGATCGTCACCAATGTACTCTTTGAGCCAGAGCCTGAACAACCATTCCCTCTCCCTGTTGCGCGCTATCGCCGAGCTCAACGGCCTGACGCTGCGCAGCAACAAGGTCCGAACTGCCGTGGCGCAGATTGAAAAAGCCCTGCTGAACGGCGATCACCTGGCGATCCTTCTCGCGTCGTGCCCGGTTTCGGCGATAGCTGCCCTCGCATCCCTTCAAAGTTCAGAGGGACGGTCGCCCTCTGCTCCGTTTGAGCGCGAGTTCGGAAGAATCCGAACCTTTGGCCCTGGCAGGCTCGAGCGGGAGAAACCTTATCGAGAACCACTGAGTGCTGCGGAGGAACTCTGGTACCGGGGGCTTATCCACCGCGCATTCGCGCAGGGGCCGAATGGCATGGTAGAGTTCCTTTACGTGCCCGACGACCTGCTGGCTCTGCTGCCGTCGCCACGATCGATAGACATGCAGTTTAACCTCGCGGCTTCCCTTGCGCCTCGGACACCTATCCCCGCCACCAATGCGCTTCTGCAGGATGCCTGCACACTTCTCTGCCTGGTCAACCAGGGCGATGTGCGCCTGACCCGGACCAATGATCCACTGGCATGGCGTGCCACTAGTCTATACGATCTAAACCGCCAGATGTTGCAGCCTCTGGACGAGCCCGCTCAGGCAATCGACCCTGAAGCTCCCGGCTCACCCCTGGCGCTCTTATTGTCCCTGGCGGCCCACCTCGATTGGCTCAAACCTGACGGTTACCGGCTCGCCTTGACTGGTCCAACCGTTGCATCCTGGCTGGAAGCGGACCGCGCTATGCAACGTCGGATCCTGATGGGCGCCTGGAACCGCGCGACAACCTGGAACGACCTTTGTCGAGCCCCTGCTTTGTGTTGCGAGCAGACCGGCAGTTGGTCCAACGACCCGGTCGCGACACGTAACCGCCTGCGCAACCTGCTGGCGTTGCTGGACTCCTCCGAATGGTACGGTATCGATGATTTTGTCGCTGCAGTGAAAGCCCACCAGCCCGATTTTCAGCGTCCCGCCGGCAACTATGACACGTGGTATGTTCGGCAACGGAATGCCCAGACCTTTCTGCGTGGTTTCGAGAATTGGCAGGCGGTCGAGGGAGAACTGCTTCGTTTCATCGTTTCCGGTCCTCTCCATTGGCTTGGAATCACCGATTTGGCAGCAACAGATTCCCAACCTGCACCACCAGCCTTCTTCCATTTCACTCGGGATGGCGCGAGTTGGATCGTGGATGACCGGCCACCGTCGGAGCCGGAGAGCAACGGCAGGATAACCGTAGAACCTGATTTTTCCCTGAGCGTTTCTGGTGACAGTCCTCTCAAAGATCGTTTTCAGGTATCAAGATTCACGGTCTGGGAGGCGGCCCCCGAACGGAGTGAGCCCTCTCCTGTGTTCCGCTATCGTATCACGCAGACGGCCCTTCGCGACGCGGCAGCGCGGGGAATCACCGCCGATCGGGTCCTGTCGTTTCTCCAGAGTCGAACATCCGACGATCTGCCTGCCAACGTCGTTGCAGCCCTGAAACGCTGGCACGAGAAGGAATCGTAGGCTATAATGGGCCATTGTCTCCCGGACCCTGCGTTCCCAACTCGTTCTGAAAGGGACTGACATCTTATGGAAACTGGCGCAACCTTGCTGCCTTTTGTCATTCTGGCCATCATCATGGTCCTTGCCAACCTGGAGACCTACAACCAGGCATTTCGCTGGATCACATACATCGCAATCATCCTGCTAAACCTGTCTCTTCTGCTTTTCGGCCTTCTGGGCATAGCCGCACCATCGTTGTCGGTGCCGGGCATGAACGAGACGACGTTAGCCGCCTTCGTAGTATTTGCACGAGCAATGGGTATCGCCAGCGTCGTTGCGTTTTTCCCTCTGCTGAGGCCAGTCCGAAGTCTCCTTGCCCGCTTCATACCCATTGATCCCGATTCCACCGTTCACACGACGGCTCTGGTTTTCGCTGTTTACCTGTTGGGCATGGGCCTGGGACAGATCCCTTTGATGAGTGATCCAGCGGCCCTGGAAGGATTCGGTCCCATCGGCGTCACCACAGCCTTGATTTGGGCACAAGCCGTTGGGATGATCCTGTTGACCTTCGCCGGGATTGGGACCCTTATCCGCCGCGACTGGCGCGAGAGCATGGAGCGTCTGGCAATCAAGCCCGTTGACCTCCGCCAATTGGGCATCGCAATGGGGGCAATCCTGCTGCTGCTTGCTGTCCAGTTCGCACTGAGTTACGGCTGGCAGGCCATTGATCCCGAGGGTTTCCAGCAGATCGAGGATGCAGGCAACCTGCTTCTGGGTGATGTCAACGGCCTGTTCGGTGCGATTACCATCGGTCTGGCTGCCGCCCTGGGTGAGGAGTTGATCTTCCGAGGTGCCCTTCAACCAAAGTTTGGTCTGATCCTGACGGCTATCCTGTTCACTGTACTCCACAGCCAGTACGGCATCTCGCCCGCAACAGTGTTGATCCTGGCCATTGCACTGCTGCTCGGCGTCATGCGCACCCGCACCAACTTGACCGTCTGCATCCTGATCCACTTCGGCTACAACTTTCTGGGCGTCATGCTGAGTTCACTGGGTCCCTGACCTATGTCCCATGAACCTGAGGGCTCCCGGCCGACAGATGATCAGGCTGGCGAGCGATTACGCCGTCTCCGCCGCCTGGGTGTTCGACGCGGCCGCCAGGGCCTGGCAACCTCCCGGCCATCCGAAAAGCCGCGGGAGAAGAACGGCGATCCTTCAGCAGCAATCGAATCCCCCGCTATCCGTTCCTTGAAAGAACTGGCAGGAGCACAGGAGGTCTTCACTCCCCACGGGCCCTGTCTGGTAGCTGAAACCGGCTACGATCTTGGCGAAGTGCGAGGAGGTTTACCCCTCGTCACGGCCCTGACAATAAGCGGTGCAGCGGCTGCCGGCTGCGCACGGAATCCCGCTCTGGCCGATTTCGATTTCCACCACGCAGGCTTCATCGATACTGAAACGACCGGACTTTCCGGGGGCGCCGGCACCTACATCTTCATGATAGGAATTGGCATGTTCGAGCCTGCCACCGATCGCTATATCGTTCGCCAGGTCTTCATGAGACATCCGGGCGAGGAACCGGCCCTCTTGCACGTTACGACTTCCATCCTGGCGCGTTGCCACGGGCTGGTGAGCTTCAACGGACGCGCCTTCGATGTGCCCCTTCTCAATTCTCGCTATGCAATGCACCACCAGCCGTCGCCCCTGGAGGAAATGCCACACCTGGACTTGCTCCCCCCATCCCGGCAACGCTGGCGTTTTCGATTGGCCTCTTGCGCTCTGGGCGCGTTGGAACAGGGAATCCTGGATTTTCAGCGCAATGACGTTGATGTGCCAGGTTGGTTGATACCATCCCTCTACCAGGAATACGCCCGCTCTGGCAATCCAACGGAGATGGTTCGGGTGTTTTACCATAACCGGGAGGATATTGTCAGCATGGTGCCTCTGGCAGCCATGCTCTGTGCCCCGTTCGAAGGTGATGGCGATGGCATGATCGAGTCCCCGCACCATCCCGCCGATTGTGCCAGCCTGGGCCGAAGTTTCGAGGAACTGGGATGGCTGACTGCCGGTGAACGCGCTTATCGCAAAGCTCTCGACGGAGCCCTGTCACCTGAGATTCGTTCCACTGTGCTCAACCGCTTGGGATGGATGTTGAAACGCCAGGAACGCAGAGACGAGGCCGTCGCCATCTGGAACGGATGGATAACCAGCGTTCCAGGTCCCGACCCAACCCCTCACATCGAACTCGCAAAACACCATGAATGGCACGGCAACGATCTGGCAGCCGCCCGGAAATGGACGCTATGGGGACTGCACACGGCTAAAGAGTTGCCACCCGGTTCCCAGCGCGAGCAGCTACTCTCCGATCTGCAACACAGGCTGGACCGCCTGGATCGCAAGCTATCCGGCACTCTGCCAACTGAACACAAATCATCCTGATCGACGTTCAACGCCAACCTCATATTCTTTGCTAGCCCGTGCAAATCATGGTATATTGGCGGCGCCAAGACGCGATGCGTCATGAACGTTATCCCAACACCAGGAGTATTCCCTATGACCCTGAAATTTATGTCGGACGAGTGGGCCAAAGGCCTGATGGAAGCCGTCAATGAAAGCGAAGCCTATCGGGCAGCAGCAGCCGACTGGGAAGGTGATTTTTTTTTCACCTCCGACATGGGCGGCGCTGAAACTGCCACCATCTACATTGACCTCTGGCATGGCAAGTGCCGGGAGGCCTTCGCCGTCGACGATCAAGGCGAAAAATCGCCCGATTTCCTGGTCAGCGGCAAGGTTTCTGCCTGGGAGAAGGTAATTGGTAAACAGGTCGATCCAATTCAGGCTCTCATGACACGCCAACTCAAGTTGAAGGGCAACATGTCGAAGATCCTGCGGTCGGTCAAGGCGACTCAGGAATTGGTCAACTGCGCCACTCAAGTACCGACCGATTTTTCGTAGCAGAACCATGTGGTTTTTCAACAGCCCCAAAGTCGTGTTTGGGCAAGATGCCCTTGAACATCTCGAGGAACTTGAGGGACAGCGGGCCTTTTTTGTGACCGATCCCAACATCGCCCGCCTTGGTTTCATCGAAAAAGTTCAACAATACCTTGCCCGTGCTAACATCGAAAGTGAGGTCTTTTCCGATGTCGAGCCAGAGCCCTCGGTAAAGACCATTCGCCGCTGCGCCCTGCAAATGTCCGATTACCAACCCGACTGGATCATCGGGCTGGGCGGCGGATCGTGCATGGATGCCGCCAAGGCAGCCTGGCTGCTTTATGAGAGACCCGATGCCGACCTGGAAACAATCAACCCCATCGAGACCTACGGCCTGCGGCAGAAAGCGCGCCTGCTCGCCATCCCTACCACCTCGGGCACCGGTTCAGAGGCAACCTGGTTCACCATATTGACCGACCACAGCCTTGGCATGAAACTGTCCCTGGGGACCCAGGAAGTGCTGCCCGATCTGGCCATCGTCGACCCGAGCCTGGTCATGGGTTTGCCAGCCAGTATCACAGCAGACACAGGTATCGATGTCCTGGCCCACGCCATCGAGGGATATACGGCCACGATGCGCAACGACTTCAGCGATGGCCTGTGCCTGAAGGCGGCGCAACTGGTGTTTCGATACCTGCCCTGGGCTTATGCCGACGGCTCAGATGCCGAGGCAAGAGAGCGTATGCACAACGCAGCCACAATCGCGGGACTCGGTTTTGGCAATGCCATGGCCGGGCTGGCTCACGCCATGGGGCATTCGCTGGGCGCTGTCTTCCATGTTCCGCATGGGCGCGCTGTGGGACTGTTCCTGCCCTACGTCATCGAGTTCACGGTCAGCAACGGGGAGACCCGCTATGCCGATATCGCCCGCTTTCTCGATCTGCCGGCAGCCGATGAGGCACAAGGTGCCGCGAGCCTGGTGGCCGCCATTCGCAAGCTACAGGCAGCTATCGACTTTGCCCCCACACTGAAGGAACTGGGAATCGGCCGAGCCGACTTTCAACAGGCCTTGCCCAAATTGATTCAAAACGCTGAAGCTGACAACCAACTTTTTTTCAACGCTCGCTACGCCGACAACCAGGACCTCGAGCGACTCTTCCAATACGCCTTCGACGGCCGTCGTATTGATTTCTAACAGTTTCATTTTGCCATTATTCGTATCCCGACACGCTGACACTCTGACACGCTGACACTCCGGCACTCCGGCATGATTCCTGGCTATCTTGGAACACTTCTGCGAGTAGACCTGTCCGACGGTTCGGTCTGGGATGAACCCCTGAATCGAGACTATGCGCGCCAGTTCCTGGGCGGCAGCGGACTCGGCGCTCGTTACCTGGCTGACAGTATCGACAAGGATACCGATCCCCTGGGACCTGACAATCCATTGATCTTCATGACGGGCCCTCTGGTCGGCACCCAGGTTCCAGCCGCCGGGCGCTATAGTGTCGTCGCCCGTTCCCCGGCCACAGGCTTGACAGGTGAAGCCAACGGGGGTGGCATGTGGGGACCCGCCCTGCGACGCGCCGGCTACGATGGCATCATCATCACCGGTCAGGCCGAAAAGCCGGTCACCCTGACAATCGTCGACGGTGTCGCCGGGCTGAGCGATGCCAGCGACCTCTGGGGTCTCAATAGCTACGATACCCAGGATCGCATCAAGGCCCAGTTTCCCGAGAGACCACGCATCCACGTTGCCTGCATCGGCCCGGCCGGAGAGCGGCTGGTCAAGTATGCCGCCGTGATGAATGACCACGGCCGGGCAGCGGCGCGCACGGGAATGGGCACCGTCATGGGAAGCAAAAGGCTGAAAGCGATTGCCTGTGGTGGCAGTGGCCGCATCCCCCTGGCTGATCCTATCGCCTTCAAAAAATACCTGCGAGCTGCCATGCGTTTCGTCAACGAAGACGTCATGGCCGATGGCCTGCGGATAGCAGGCACCATGATGGGAGCCGATCTCGGTTTCATGTATGGTGATGTGCCCATTCGTTATTTCACCGATGACACCGATGCAAGGATCGAGGATTCCATCAGTGTCGGCCCGCTGATAGACGACATGCTTGACCGGGCCGTCGCTTGTTATCGATGCCCGATTGCCTGCGGACGAGAGGTCCACCTGAATGACTACGAGGTAGAACGCAGTGTCGTCGCCGGCAGCCAGGTGCCCAGGATCGACGGGCCTGAGTATGAGACGGCCGTCGGTTTCAGTGCATTGATCGGCTCCGACGATCTGGAGGGCGCCGCCTACGCCGGACATCTCTGTAACCTGTACGGTTTGGACACCATCTCCACCTCCCACACCATCGGCTTTCTCTATTACCTCTTCAACCAGGGACTGGTCAACGCCAGCGATGTCGACAGCCTCGACCTGTCATGGGGCGAGGCAAGTCCTGCCATCCAACTGGTCGAAAAGATTGCGCATCGGGAGGGAATCGGGGACCTGTTAGCTGAGGGCACCGACGCGGTAGCCCATCACTTCGCTGTTCCCGATCTGGCGGTAACTGTCAAGGGGCTGGAAGTGCCCTACCACGACCCGCGGGCCTTCTCCGGGCAGGCATTGGTCTACGCCACCGCCAGCCGGGGCGCCGATCACATGGCTGGAGACTACTACGAGGTTTTACGGGGCCGTGTCGTGCCCGAGCTTGGCATCAACCTGCTGGATCGCCACGCACAGGACCGGGAGGTCGCCGAATTGGCGGTACGAGTCATGGACTTCCGCAGCTTCACAAACTCGGCGATTCTCTGCCATCTCGAAGACATATCAGCGGAAAACCTGGTGGGATTGCTTCAGGCGATCACCGGAGAACCTGTCGACTATGCGGGAATCATGCTGGTGGGAGAACGCATCAGCACCTTCAAGCGGCTTCTCAACTTCCGCTTGGGCGCCACCCGGGCCGACGACCGGTTGCCCAAACTGCTTAGGAGATCGCTGGCCGATGGTGGTGGCACGGAGGGATTCGCGCCCGACGTCGATCTGTTGCTGGACCTCTATTATCAGCTAAGGCAGTGGGATCCGGAAAGCGCAAGGCCGCTGGCATCAAAGCTGGAAACGCTGGAACTAAGTGATTGGGATATGGAGCTTCGGGCTGCATCAAGCCAATAACACCAGGTCGTGAAAACGAATCCTTTCCCCAACTGTAACTACTCAGGTGCGACGCACTTGGCCCACATTATCAAGCCGACCTGAATTTTTTGGGCGATAATGACACCTCTGGAGCCATATGAGCAAGTGCGTTGCACCTTATGCCTGAGTAGTTGCCCCCCAACTTTTTGCTCACCAGCAACACAGTGCTATAATCAGGCACCTAACGCATTGCGGCAGCGGGAAAAACAAAGGCCGATAGAAGCAACGAGGGATGACCGATCTCCCAGCCTTCTGCCGGTCCTTATTCTGTCACCATTGCTGCAAAAAAAAGGATCGGCCTGCTGATCAGCCGGTGCGGGTTCGGAACCCGGGCTGTCAAATCTACAAAGGAAGTTTCAGACGTGGAAGAGCTGCTGGCTCAATACATTGTGCCATTCCTGGAAAATCTGTTCGCTGCCATCGGTTGGCCCGGCGTGGTCGCCATTATGGCGCTGGAAAGCGCCAATATTCCGATCCCCAGCGAGATCACCATGCCGCTGGCCGGATGGCTTCTGGTTCCCGATGGCACCGAATGGTACGAAGCCTTTATCATCGGTGGCTTTTTTGGAGGCC is part of the Chloroflexota bacterium genome and encodes:
- a CDS encoding MerR family transcriptional regulator, encoding MPAANTTESGPSPTELYRPSQVAGMLGVSAATLRRWSRRFEDYLHLGNAGQDERSHRRYTGEDVAILRQVKAYLNQGWTYEQVAERLAEGPVSPAEAGFDSVETEPDELDEESTPSVSEAPSANGEGPAITSDDDGGPLLPSEPMVPAAQFLRDAVSSIHDTQQIILNSQLASRDMLGVMIQDNLNLKDENTSVRERMLSLERDLAEVRRHHADYRERMETRVRVLEDAVANLMARQAPTAVQSPQTPPSQSSPYEQSTGYGQQSPYQQPGEKRSFWSRLIGG
- a CDS encoding DUF1232 domain-containing protein, whose amino-acid sequence is MKTNVIEELLEGFQLSWRLMLDPRVSTMLKALVPILGIGYFLFPIDLVPDVIPVLGQLDDVAVLILLTRLLINMAPQAVVDEYRSGSKKTAGAEPSADSYQSTGSTGSAGSNQDDFVDADFRVVDED
- a CDS encoding CPBP family intramembrane glutamic endopeptidase, with protein sequence METGATLLPFVILAIIMVLANLETYNQAFRWITYIAIILLNLSLLLFGLLGIAAPSLSVPGMNETTLAAFVVFARAMGIASVVAFFPLLRPVRSLLARFIPIDPDSTVHTTALVFAVYLLGMGLGQIPLMSDPAALEGFGPIGVTTALIWAQAVGMILLTFAGIGTLIRRDWRESMERLAIKPVDLRQLGIAMGAILLLLAVQFALSYGWQAIDPEGFQQIEDAGNLLLGDVNGLFGAITIGLAAALGEELIFRGALQPKFGLILTAILFTVLHSQYGISPATVLILAIALLLGVMRTRTNLTVCILIHFGYNFLGVMLSSLGP
- a CDS encoding ribonuclease H-like domain-containing protein yields the protein MSHEPEGSRPTDDQAGERLRRLRRLGVRRGRQGLATSRPSEKPREKNGDPSAAIESPAIRSLKELAGAQEVFTPHGPCLVAETGYDLGEVRGGLPLVTALTISGAAAAGCARNPALADFDFHHAGFIDTETTGLSGGAGTYIFMIGIGMFEPATDRYIVRQVFMRHPGEEPALLHVTTSILARCHGLVSFNGRAFDVPLLNSRYAMHHQPSPLEEMPHLDLLPPSRQRWRFRLASCALGALEQGILDFQRNDVDVPGWLIPSLYQEYARSGNPTEMVRVFYHNREDIVSMVPLAAMLCAPFEGDGDGMIESPHHPADCASLGRSFEELGWLTAGERAYRKALDGALSPEIRSTVLNRLGWMLKRQERRDEAVAIWNGWITSVPGPDPTPHIELAKHHEWHGNDLAAARKWTLWGLHTAKELPPGSQREQLLSDLQHRLDRLDRKLSGTLPTEHKSS
- a CDS encoding SCP2 sterol-binding domain-containing protein; the encoded protein is MTLKFMSDEWAKGLMEAVNESEAYRAAAADWEGDFFFTSDMGGAETATIYIDLWHGKCREAFAVDDQGEKSPDFLVSGKVSAWEKVIGKQVDPIQALMTRQLKLKGNMSKILRSVKATQELVNCATQVPTDFS
- a CDS encoding iron-containing alcohol dehydrogenase, whose amino-acid sequence is MWFFNSPKVVFGQDALEHLEELEGQRAFFVTDPNIARLGFIEKVQQYLARANIESEVFSDVEPEPSVKTIRRCALQMSDYQPDWIIGLGGGSCMDAAKAAWLLYERPDADLETINPIETYGLRQKARLLAIPTTSGTGSEATWFTILTDHSLGMKLSLGTQEVLPDLAIVDPSLVMGLPASITADTGIDVLAHAIEGYTATMRNDFSDGLCLKAAQLVFRYLPWAYADGSDAEARERMHNAATIAGLGFGNAMAGLAHAMGHSLGAVFHVPHGRAVGLFLPYVIEFTVSNGETRYADIARFLDLPAADEAQGAASLVAAIRKLQAAIDFAPTLKELGIGRADFQQALPKLIQNAEADNQLFFNARYADNQDLERLFQYAFDGRRIDF
- a CDS encoding aldehyde ferredoxin oxidoreductase family protein gives rise to the protein MIPGYLGTLLRVDLSDGSVWDEPLNRDYARQFLGGSGLGARYLADSIDKDTDPLGPDNPLIFMTGPLVGTQVPAAGRYSVVARSPATGLTGEANGGGMWGPALRRAGYDGIIITGQAEKPVTLTIVDGVAGLSDASDLWGLNSYDTQDRIKAQFPERPRIHVACIGPAGERLVKYAAVMNDHGRAAARTGMGTVMGSKRLKAIACGGSGRIPLADPIAFKKYLRAAMRFVNEDVMADGLRIAGTMMGADLGFMYGDVPIRYFTDDTDARIEDSISVGPLIDDMLDRAVACYRCPIACGREVHLNDYEVERSVVAGSQVPRIDGPEYETAVGFSALIGSDDLEGAAYAGHLCNLYGLDTISTSHTIGFLYYLFNQGLVNASDVDSLDLSWGEASPAIQLVEKIAHREGIGDLLAEGTDAVAHHFAVPDLAVTVKGLEVPYHDPRAFSGQALVYATASRGADHMAGDYYEVLRGRVVPELGINLLDRHAQDREVAELAVRVMDFRSFTNSAILCHLEDISAENLVGLLQAITGEPVDYAGIMLVGERISTFKRLLNFRLGATRADDRLPKLLRRSLADGGGTEGFAPDVDLLLDLYYQLRQWDPESARPLASKLETLELSDWDMELRAASSQ